Below is a window of Chloroflexota bacterium DNA.
TGGCGGCGCTCGCGCTGGCGGCGCTCGGCGCGCTCGTGGTGGCCATCGCCCCGCTGCCGGTGCAGCGCGTCGCCGACGCGGCGTTCGGCTCCGTGCTGCCGGCCGCCGGCACCGGCTGCCTCACCCTGTTGATCGTGCCGGTGCTGGCGATTGCGCTGGTCATCACGCTGGTTGGCATACCGATCGCCTTCCTGCTCGTGCTGGCCGCCGCCGTGTCGTGGTATTTCGGGTGGATCGCCATCGGGTTCATCGCCGGACACCGCGTGCTGGAAGCGTTGAAGGTGCGCGAGATCGCGCCGGTGCTGGCCGTCATCATCGGCGTGCTGCTGCTGGCCATTGTCGGCGAGGTGCCGTGCATCGGCGGTATCGCCGGTCTGCTGATCGGCACGCTGGGCCTCGGCGCCGTGCTGCTGACGCGCTTCGGCACGCAGGTCTACCCGCCATCAGGGATGGCGCCGGCGTCCTGGCCACCCTCACCGGTCGCTCCGGTTGCGCCGGTCACCCCACAGCGCGTCGCGCCGTTCCCGCTGGAACCGCTGCCCCCGCTGCCGGCAGAACCGCCCGCAACGCCGCCGACGCCGCCTGCGGAGCCGCAGGCATAGCCGGGCAACCGAAATCCGCACGGTCGATGCGGTGTGGAGCACAGGTCGATGCGCATTTGCCCGCGTATCGACCTGTGGTAGACTAGATGGTTGGAGTTAGCGACAAAGGGCGTATCGGTATGCACGGGACAGGGTCACACGCGTCATGTTAAGTAGATTTTTCGGTCGCAACGGCACAGGCAAACACGTCGGCTACCACGAGCACGATCACCTGATCGAAGTGCGCCAGGTCATCAAGGACTTCGATACGGCAGCCGGCAAGTTTCGCGCGCTCAAAAGCGTCAATCTGACCGTCAATCGCGGCGAGTTTGTGGCCGTTATCGGCAAATCCGGCAGCGGCAAATCCACGCTGATCAACATGCTGACCGGCATTGACCGGCCGTCCGAGGGCGAAGTGTTCATCGCTAACACGGCCGTGCATACGCTCAACGAGGGCCAGATGGCGCAGTGGCGCGGGCGCACGATCGGCGTCGTGTTCCAGTTCTTCCAGTTGCTGCCCACGCTGACGATCGCCGAAAACGTGATGCTGCCGATGGACTTCTGCCACATGTACACGCCGCGCGAGCGCCGCGAACGCGCGATGCAGTTGCTGGCGCAGATGGACATGGCCGAGCAGGCGCACAAGCTGCCCTCGGCCGTCTCGGGCGGGCAGCAGCAGCGCGCCGCCATTGCGCGCGCGCTGGCTAACGACCCGCCGATCATCTGCGCCGACGAACCGACCGGCAACCTCGATTCGCGGACGGCTACGCAGGTGTTTGAGATGTTCGAGCAGTTGGTCGACCAGGGCAAGACCATCCTGATGGTGACTCACGACCAGGACCTGGCCCGCCGCGTGTCGCGCACGGTCGTGATCGCCGACGGCGAGATCGTGGATGAGTATCTGGCGCGCGCCCTCCCCGGGCTGAGCGAAGCGCAGTTGCTGGACGCAACCCGGCGCCTGAAGACCGATTCGTTCGAGCCGGGCAGCATCATCATCCGCGAGGGCGAACCCGGCGAGCGATTCTTCGTGGTGCGCAAGGGCCGCGCCGAGGTCGTCCTGACCGAGCCGAACGGGCAAGAGATCACGGTCGAGTACCTGCATCCCGGTCAGTACTTTGGCGGCACCGCGCTATTGACTGGCGGCGGGCACCACGCCACCGTGCGCGCCGACCCGGACTCCGCGGTCGAGATCGTGTCGCTGGATCGCGAAGCGTTCGCGGCGCTCGTCAGCGAATCGCAAGCCGCGCAGGCGCACATCGCGCAGTCCGCGACGGCGCGCGTGAGCACCGTCGAGCAACTGCGCCAGGGGACGCCGGCCTAGCATGGATCCGCGCTGGCGTAAGGTCGTTCGCGACCTCTTCAACAACAAGCTGCGCACCATGCTGGTGGTGATCTCGATCGCCGTCGGCGTGTTCGCGGTCGGCATGATTTCCGGCACGCAGTCGATCATCGGCCACGATCTGCCGGCGGACTACGTCGCCATCAATCCGCCGAGTGCGATCGTCATCACCGGCGGCTTCGACGACGACTTCATACCGGCGGTGCGCCGCATGCCCGAGATCGCCCAGGCCGAAGGGCGCCGCACGGCCAACCTGCGCATCAAGGTCGGGCCGGCCGGGGAGCGCAAAGCCGGCGGCAACGACGAGTGGCGCACCATCCGCATGCAGGCGGTGCAGGACTTCAACAAGATCGAAGTCAACGTCTTCCAAAGCGAAAGCGGCGCGTGGCCGCCGCCCGACCGCACCATCTTGATCGAGCGTAATACGCTGCCCGTACTCAAAGTCAAAGACGGCGACAGCCTGCTAGTCCAGACGCCGGACAACAAGCTGTACGAACTGCGGATTTCCGGCATCGTGCACGACCTGAACGAGCCGCCGGCGGTGTTCACCGGCCTTGCCTTTGGCTACGTCACGCGTGATACGCTGGAATGGCTGGGGCTGCCGCGCGATTTCAACGTGATCGACATCGTGGTAGCGGATAACCGGCTCAACAAGCCACACATCCAGGACGTGGTTGAACTGATCAAGACGAAGCTTCAGGAAGGCGGCTATCGCTACACCGGCATCTACCTGCCGGAGCCGGGCGAGCATCCCGCGCAGGTGATCATCAACTCGATGCTGATGATCCTGGGGGTGATCGGCGCGCTGTCGCTCTTTCTCTCCGGCTTTCTGGTCGTCAACACGATCATGGCGATCCTGGCGCAACAGATCCGGCAGATCGGCATCATGAAGGCGGTCGGCGCGCTGACGCCCCAGATCATCGGCATGTACATGACCAGCGTGCTGATCTACGGCGGACTGTCGCTGTTTGTGGCCGTGCCGCTTGGCTCCATCGCGGCGTACTATTTCAGCGCCTTCATCGCCAACATCGTCAACTTCAACACCAGCCCATTCCGCATACCGCCGGAAACGCTGGCGATCGAAGTCGCGGTCGGACTGCTGGTACCGCTGGCCGCGGCCATCGCACCGATCTTCACCGGCGCGCGCATCAGCGTGCGCGAGGCGCTCAGCAACTACGGCGCGCCCAGGACGAAGCAGGGCGGCACGTGGACGGACCGCCTGGTCGAGCACATGAGCCTGTTGTCGCGGCCGCTGATCCTGTCGCTGCGCAATACGTTCAGGCGCAAAGGGCGGCTGGTGTTGACGCTGTTCACGCTCACGCTGGGCGGGGCGATCTTTATCGCCGTGCTGAGCGTGCAGACGTCGCTCTTTGCCACGCTCGACGAGGCGCTCGCCTACTGGCGCTACGACGTCGCGCTGAGCTTCAGCAACCCGCACCGCATCGACCTGCTGCAGTCCGAGGCGATGCGCGTCCCCGGCGTAACCGGCTCGGAAGCCTGGGCCGGCGCCAGCGTGAAGCGCCTGCGGTCCGACGGACACGAAAGCCCGGCGCTGAACATCGTCGCGCCGCCTGCCAATAGCAGCCTGATCCGCCCGGTGATGCTCGAAGGCCGCTGGTTGACCGCCAACGACGAGAATGCTATAGTGGTCAATACTGAGGTGATCAAGCAGGAAGAAGACCTGGCAGTCGGGAAACCGGTTACGCTGAAGTTCGGCGACCGCGAGACGACGTGGACCGTGGTCGGCATTGCCAAGGCGGTCATGACCGGCCCGCTCATGTATGCGAACGCCGGCTACCTGGCCCGCGAGACGCGCACCGTGGGCCGCAGCACGGCGCTACAGGTGACCCTGAACGCCCACGATGCCGAGGCGCAGCGCGCCGGGGCCGCGGCGCTCAAGGAGCATCTCGACAACGTCGGCCTGCGGGTCGTCTCGACGCAACAGACGTCGCAGACCCGCTCGACCATCGAGTACCAGTTCAATATCATTGTCGTGTTCATGACGATCATGGCCCTGCTGCTGGCGGTGGTTGGCGGCCTCGGCCTGATGGGCACGATGAGTATCAATGTGCTGGAGCGCCAACGCGAGATCGGCGTGATGCGTGCCATCGGCGCGTCCGACGGTTCGGTGCTGCTGATCTTTATGTCCGAGGGCGTGCTGATCGGCGGCATTTCGTGGATACTGAGCGTTATCTTCGCGATCCCGATCAGCCGCCTGATGAGCGAC
It encodes the following:
- a CDS encoding polymer-forming cytoskeletal protein, which gives rise to MKTRLSLAIIIAICAALTGGVAYAQGRADDRVCAGGTIAVEAGTQNQNVLLFGCSGVIRADAVVQGDVAIFGGSLIIEKGARIERDIAVLGGSVDAAGVIGNDVTVAGGSVTLRESAVVNGRVRLAGGSIKQADGSVVRGGVSQENGVRWFPSMPFVSPAYTRPFNIDWGFGRGILAALALAALGALVVAIAPLPVQRVADAAFGSVLPAAGTGCLTLLIVPVLAIALVITLVGIPIAFLLVLAAAVSWYFGWIAIGFIAGHRVLEALKVREIAPVLAVIIGVLLLAIVGEVPCIGGIAGLLIGTLGLGAVLLTRFGTQVYPPSGMAPASWPPSPVAPVAPVTPQRVAPFPLEPLPPLPAEPPATPPTPPAEPQA
- a CDS encoding ATP-binding cassette domain-containing protein; translation: MLSRFFGRNGTGKHVGYHEHDHLIEVRQVIKDFDTAAGKFRALKSVNLTVNRGEFVAVIGKSGSGKSTLINMLTGIDRPSEGEVFIANTAVHTLNEGQMAQWRGRTIGVVFQFFQLLPTLTIAENVMLPMDFCHMYTPRERRERAMQLLAQMDMAEQAHKLPSAVSGGQQQRAAIARALANDPPIICADEPTGNLDSRTATQVFEMFEQLVDQGKTILMVTHDQDLARRVSRTVVIADGEIVDEYLARALPGLSEAQLLDATRRLKTDSFEPGSIIIREGEPGERFFVVRKGRAEVVLTEPNGQEITVEYLHPGQYFGGTALLTGGGHHATVRADPDSAVEIVSLDREAFAALVSESQAAQAHIAQSATARVSTVEQLRQGTPA
- a CDS encoding ABC transporter permease, whose protein sequence is MDPRWRKVVRDLFNNKLRTMLVVISIAVGVFAVGMISGTQSIIGHDLPADYVAINPPSAIVITGGFDDDFIPAVRRMPEIAQAEGRRTANLRIKVGPAGERKAGGNDEWRTIRMQAVQDFNKIEVNVFQSESGAWPPPDRTILIERNTLPVLKVKDGDSLLVQTPDNKLYELRISGIVHDLNEPPAVFTGLAFGYVTRDTLEWLGLPRDFNVIDIVVADNRLNKPHIQDVVELIKTKLQEGGYRYTGIYLPEPGEHPAQVIINSMLMILGVIGALSLFLSGFLVVNTIMAILAQQIRQIGIMKAVGALTPQIIGMYMTSVLIYGGLSLFVAVPLGSIAAYYFSAFIANIVNFNTSPFRIPPETLAIEVAVGLLVPLAAAIAPIFTGARISVREALSNYGAPRTKQGGTWTDRLVEHMSLLSRPLILSLRNTFRRKGRLVLTLFTLTLGGAIFIAVLSVQTSLFATLDEALAYWRYDVALSFSNPHRIDLLQSEAMRVPGVTGSEAWAGASVKRLRSDGHESPALNIVAPPANSSLIRPVMLEGRWLTANDENAIVVNTEVIKQEEDLAVGKPVTLKFGDRETTWTVVGIAKAVMTGPLMYANAGYLARETRTVGRSTALQVTLNAHDAEAQRAGAAALKEHLDNVGLRVVSTQQTSQTRSTIEYQFNIIVVFMTIMALLLAVVGGLGLMGTMSINVLERQREIGVMRAIGASDGSVLLIFMSEGVLIGGISWILSVIFAIPISRLMSDAVGIAFLRSPLSYTFAMNGALIWLGTVLALAGLASLLPSWRAMRLTVREVLAYE